TCTCCTGCGGAAAGGTCATAGGGGATAAGTGGGAGCAGTTCGCCAGAAGGGTCTCCATGGGGGAAGCCCCAGGCGCTGTGCTCGATGATCTTGGCATCACCAGATACTGTTGTAGGAGAATGCTTCTATCCCATGTGGAGCTTATAGACGAGATCCTAAGGTTTTATATGGGGAGAAGGGTCCAGGAGAGCATAGAGGAAGGGAGAGTTGGAGCCTCAAGAAACTGAAAATCTACTCCTGCCACAGGAGATACTCCTCTCCGCCGGGGTACATATAGGCACACGGATCAAGACGAAGGATATGGAGCCATACATATTCAAGGTGAGGCCCGACGGCCTCTTCATCCTCGACGTTGAGAAGATGAATGCTAAGATCAAGGTAGCTGCGAGGTTTCTAGCGAGGCAAGAACTCTCGAGGGTCGCAGTGGCCTCATCCAAGCGCTATGGGAGGACCCCCGT
The genomic region above belongs to Candidatus Bathyarchaeota archaeon and contains:
- a CDS encoding DNA-directed RNA polymerase subunit N, encoding MIIPVRCFSCGKVIGDKWEQFARRVSMGEAPGAVLDDLGITRYCCRRMLLSHVELIDEILRFYMGRRVQESIEEGRVGASRN